From bacterium, one genomic window encodes:
- a CDS encoding radical SAM protein, whose product MAEHAENLEAPERKIEEVKTPTVRGQKRKFWKGYVLPKVAFFLRGFPDKAVVSIDVTNKCNIRCKHCYFFAYEQDKELKPDEWLAKLEELKRGGFPFRSATWVGGEPLLRKELIETGRKYFMFNIVVTNGTHGLPDWKDVMFHISVDGTEEKHDDIRGKGVYQKIKKTIAEAPDGLDISLACCLNKRNLDCMEDLLEEWHPQTKVKHILFDFFTPVKGVKHDLFIPFEEQDQIIDRIIELKRSKYGDFIGASERVLNLMRKKERHKAIGDNCIFLQKGHAFDPLGNKKAQCMMGADADCDRCGCIVPFYLKQRTERKYILQEVWGDLKELVTRKPSTVHTPTPKS is encoded by the coding sequence ATGGCGGAACACGCCGAAAATCTCGAAGCTCCCGAGCGCAAAATCGAAGAAGTCAAGACCCCGACCGTGCGCGGCCAAAAGCGCAAGTTCTGGAAGGGCTACGTCCTCCCCAAAGTCGCCTTCTTCCTGCGCGGCTTTCCCGACAAGGCCGTGGTTTCGATCGACGTCACCAACAAGTGCAACATCCGCTGCAAGCATTGCTATTTCTTCGCCTATGAGCAGGATAAGGAGCTGAAGCCCGACGAATGGCTGGCCAAGCTCGAAGAGTTGAAGCGCGGCGGCTTCCCCTTCCGCAGCGCGACCTGGGTCGGCGGCGAGCCGCTGCTCCGCAAGGAATTGATCGAGACCGGCCGCAAATACTTCATGTTCAATATCGTGGTGACCAACGGCACCCACGGCCTGCCCGACTGGAAAGACGTCATGTTTCACATCTCGGTCGACGGCACCGAAGAGAAGCACGACGACATCCGGGGCAAGGGCGTCTATCAAAAGATCAAGAAGACCATCGCCGAGGCTCCCGACGGCCTCGACATCTCGCTGGCCTGCTGCCTCAACAAGCGCAACCTCGATTGCATGGAAGACCTGCTCGAGGAGTGGCATCCCCAGACCAAGGTCAAGCACATCCTCTTCGACTTCTTCACCCCGGTCAAAGGCGTGAAGCACGATCTTTTCATCCCCTTCGAGGAGCAGGATCAGATCATCGACCGAATCATCGAGCTCAAGCGGAGCAAATACGGCGACTTCATCGGCGCCAGCGAGCGAGTGCTCAATTTGATGCGGAAGAAAGAACGCCACAAGGCGATCGGCGACAACTGCATCTTCCTCCAAAAGGGCCATGCCTTCGATCCGCTCGGCAACAAGAAAGCCCAATGCATGATGGGAGCCGACGCCGACTGCGACCGCTGCGGCTGCATCGTCCCCTTCTATCTCAAGCAAAGGACCGAGCGAAAATACATCCTCCAGGAAGTTTGGGGCGACTTGAAAGAGCTCGTCACCCGCAAGCCCTCGACGGTTCACACCCCGACGCCGAAATCGTAG